The Pseudomonas sp. Marseille-Q3773 DNA window AAAAATGATCAAGATGCTGCAGCCCTTGTGGATAAAGGGATAGCGCCAGGTGCCACCATGTTTTCCACAGGCGGTTCCACACTAACCGTGGAAAACACCGGCCTGTGGAAACAATGATTTGCGACAGGTTTGTGGAGTAAATCGGGAACGATGTGAAACAGGTTGTCCACAACAGAAACGGGGCTGCCTTCGCAGCCCCGGATACCCTTCAATGGCCGCCCAGATAAGCGTTGCGCACTTCCTCGTTGACCAGCAGTTCCTGCCCTGTGCCGGTCATGCGAATCTGCCCGTTGACCATCACATAGGCCCGGTCCGAGAGCTTCAGCGCATGGTTGGCATTCTGCTCGACCAGAAAGATGGTCATCCCGGTCTTGGCCAGCTCGCGCAGGGTCGAGAAGATCTGCTTGACCACGATCGGCGCCAGCCCCAGTGATGGCTCGTCCAGCAGCAGCAACTTCGGACGGCTCATCAGCGCCCGGGCAATAGCCAGCATCTGCTGCTCACCACCGGACATGGTCATCGCCCGCTGGTTACGCCGCTCCTTCAAACGCGGGAACAGCTCGTACATGCGCTGCATGTCTTCGTCGGCATGCTTGTCGCCGATGGGAATGGTGCCCATCATCAGGTTTTCCTCGACTGTCATGTCAGGAAAAACCCGGCGCCCTTCCGGCGACTGGGCGATGCCGTTGGAGGCAATGTAGTGCGAAGACTTGCGGGTAATATCGGTGCCTCGGTACACGATATGCCCCGATGCCGCCCGCGGCTGACCGAAAATCGACATCAGCAAGGTGGACTTGCCGGCACCGTTAGCGCCGATCAGGCTGACCGTCTCGCCCTCGTTGATGTGCATCGACACCTTTTTCAGCGCCTGGATCGGCCCGTAGAACACGTCCAGGTCCTTCAGTTCGAGAATGGGTGCAGTCATACCAGTTCCTCTTCATCGGCACCCAGGTAGGCGGCGATCACCGTCGGGTTGTGGCGGATATCATGCGGCGCGCCTTCGGCAATCACGTTGCCATGGTCGAGCACCACGATATGGTCGGAAATACTCATGACCATGCCCATGTCATGCTCGATCAGCACCACGGTGATATCGTGCTCGTCACGCAGCACGCGGATCATGCGGCTGAGGGCCTCGGTTTCCTGCGGGTTGAGGCCCGCCGCCGGTTCGTCCAGGCAGATGATTTTC harbors:
- a CDS encoding ABC transporter ATP-binding protein, which translates into the protein MTAPILELKDLDVFYGPIQALKKVSMHINEGETVSLIGANGAGKSTLLMSIFGQPRAASGHIVYRGTDITRKSSHYIASNGIAQSPEGRRVFPDMTVEENLMMGTIPIGDKHADEDMQRMYELFPRLKERRNQRAMTMSGGEQQMLAIARALMSRPKLLLLDEPSLGLAPIVVKQIFSTLRELAKTGMTIFLVEQNANHALKLSDRAYVMVNGQIRMTGTGQELLVNEEVRNAYLGGH